One genomic segment of Gossypium arboreum isolate Shixiya-1 chromosome 3, ASM2569848v2, whole genome shotgun sequence includes these proteins:
- the LOC108464537 gene encoding uncharacterized protein LOC108464537 isoform X5 — MRSYQIMRKDLYMIASVRQVYKENMMDQVDPFEVYNAFFGGSDGFFGGMGEPGGFNFNLRNNGSNDLDIWYELHLNFEESIFGGEREIMVSYLETCNDCGGTGAKTSSCIKSCTDCGGKGGSTKSKRTPFGVAIEVSTCSSCGGKGKIITEKCRRCSGYCKVKVKRSMRVIIPPGVADGFTKRIRGEGNVDKKRGFAGDLFVVLRIGVKQGIWRDGLNLYSKINVDYTEAILGTVVKVETVEGIKDLRIPCGIQPGDAVKLSRLGVPDVNKPSVRGDHHFIVNVLIPKDISNKERELIEEVASLKVSKRSCLSDGMHEAGESKERASIKQTSRVASLWNSVKTFLGRRESREGFASITADASSASLLRSHCKSYSSLLTVSYFTIFVFTLIWTLMRRNKNCCIGLNHRKHTS, encoded by the exons ATGAG GTCCTATCAGATAATGAGAAAAGATCTTTATATGATCGCTTCGGTGAGGCAGGTTTACAAGGAGAATATGATGGATCAG GTTGATCCATTCGAAGTGTATAATGCATTCTTTGGTGGTTCCGATGGGTTCTTTGGTGGAATGGGTGAACCAGGAGGCTTTAACTTCAATTTGAGAAATAATGGAAGCAACGATCTTGATATTTG GTATGAACTTCATTTGAACTTTGAAGAATCTATTTTTGGAGGAGAGCGTGAAATTATGGTATCCTATCTTGAAACATGTAATGATTGCGGCGGAACAGGTGCTAAAACTAGTAGTTGCATAAAATCATGTACCGATTGTGGAGGTAAAGGAGGGTCAACGAAATCCAAAAGGACTCCATTTGGAGTGGCAATAGAG GTTTCTACTTGCTCAAGCTGTGGTGGCAAGGGCAAGATAATCACTGAAAAATGTCGAAGATGTAGTGGCTACTGTAAAGTAAAAGTGAAACGGAGTATGAGAGTAATCATACCCCCTGGTGTTGCTGATGGTTTCACAAAGCGAATACGTGGAGAAGGCAATGTTGATAAGAAAAG GGGATTTGCTGGTGACCTCTTCGTAGTCCTCCGTATAGGAGTAAAGCAAGGAATTTGGAGGGACGGTCTCAATCTTTACTCAAAGATCAATGTTGACTACACCGAGGCAATACTCGGGACAGTGGTGAAG gTAGAAACTGTTGAAGGTATTAAAGATCTTCGAATCCCCTGTGGGATTCAGCCTGGTGATGCAGTGAAACTTTCACGCTTGGGAGTTCCAGATGTCAACAAACCTTCAGTTAGAGGTGATCATCACTTTATTGTGAATGTTCTGATCCCAAAAGATATCAG TAACAAAGAACGCGAACTTATTGAGGAAGTAGCTTCACTCAAAGTGTCTAAGAGAAGCTGTCTTTCTGATG GGATGCATGAAGCTGGTGAATCCAAAGAGCGTGCTTCGATTAAACAAACCAGTCGCGTTGCATCATTGTGGAACTCAGTTAAGACCTTCTTGGG GCGAAGAGAGTCCCGAGAAGGGTTTGCGTCAATTACAGCAGACGCATCATCAGCGTCACTGTTGCGGTCACATTGCAAGTCATATAGCAGCCTATTAACAGTTTCATATTTCACGATTTTCGtatttactttaatttggacATTGATGCGGAGAAACAAAAACTGCTGCATTGGGTTGAATCATAGAAAACACACATCATAG
- the LOC108464537 gene encoding uncharacterized protein LOC108464537 isoform X4: MATSYPLHNCGIRQNSFLIPGSGSRTSVLGLRWSESQFFCKTHAPYYRLGIIKRKCRHSAVIRATSSGSDYYSTLNVSRGATLQEIKTSYRSLARKYHPDMNKTPGAEEKFKEISAAYEIMRKDLYMIASVRQVYKENMMDQVIIQQRYELHLNFEESIFGGEREIMVSYLETCNDCGGTGAKTSSCIKSCTDCGGKGGSTKSKRTPFGVAIEVSTCSSCGGKGKIITEKCRRCSGYCKVKVKRSMRVIIPPGVADGFTKRIRGEGNVDKKRGFAGDLFVVLRIGVKQGIWRDGLNLYSKINVDYTEAILGTVVKVETVEGIKDLRIPCGIQPGDAVKLSRLGVPDVNKPSVRGDHHFIVNVLIPKDISNKERELIEEVASLKVSKRSCLSDGMHEAGESKERASIKQTSRVASLWNSVKTFLGRRESREGFASITADASSASLLRSHCKSYSSLLTVSYFTIFVFTLIWTLMRRNKNCCIGLNHRKHTS; the protein is encoded by the exons ATGGCAACATCGTATCCGCTGCACAATTGTGGGATTAGACAGAACTCGTTTCTAATTCCTGGCAGTGGCAGTAGAACCTCTGTCTTGGGCTTGAGATGGAGCGAATCTCAATTCTTCTGCAAAACCCACGCCCCTTACTATCGTCTTGGTATCATCAAGAGGAAATGCCGTCACAGCGCCGTAATCAGGGCCACCTCCTCTGGCTCCGATTATTATTCCACTTTGAACGTCAGTCGTGGTGCCACTTTGCAAGAGATTAAGACCTCTTACAGGAGTCTTGCTCGCAAG TATCATCCAGATATGAATAAGACTCCTGGTGCAGAAGAGAAGTTCAAAGAGATAAGTGCTGCATATGAG ATAATGAGAAAAGATCTTTATATGATCGCTTCGGTGAGGCAGGTTTACAAGGAGAATATGATGGATCAGGTGATTATTCAGCAGCG GTATGAACTTCATTTGAACTTTGAAGAATCTATTTTTGGAGGAGAGCGTGAAATTATGGTATCCTATCTTGAAACATGTAATGATTGCGGCGGAACAGGTGCTAAAACTAGTAGTTGCATAAAATCATGTACCGATTGTGGAGGTAAAGGAGGGTCAACGAAATCCAAAAGGACTCCATTTGGAGTGGCAATAGAG GTTTCTACTTGCTCAAGCTGTGGTGGCAAGGGCAAGATAATCACTGAAAAATGTCGAAGATGTAGTGGCTACTGTAAAGTAAAAGTGAAACGGAGTATGAGAGTAATCATACCCCCTGGTGTTGCTGATGGTTTCACAAAGCGAATACGTGGAGAAGGCAATGTTGATAAGAAAAG GGGATTTGCTGGTGACCTCTTCGTAGTCCTCCGTATAGGAGTAAAGCAAGGAATTTGGAGGGACGGTCTCAATCTTTACTCAAAGATCAATGTTGACTACACCGAGGCAATACTCGGGACAGTGGTGAAG gTAGAAACTGTTGAAGGTATTAAAGATCTTCGAATCCCCTGTGGGATTCAGCCTGGTGATGCAGTGAAACTTTCACGCTTGGGAGTTCCAGATGTCAACAAACCTTCAGTTAGAGGTGATCATCACTTTATTGTGAATGTTCTGATCCCAAAAGATATCAG TAACAAAGAACGCGAACTTATTGAGGAAGTAGCTTCACTCAAAGTGTCTAAGAGAAGCTGTCTTTCTGATG GGATGCATGAAGCTGGTGAATCCAAAGAGCGTGCTTCGATTAAACAAACCAGTCGCGTTGCATCATTGTGGAACTCAGTTAAGACCTTCTTGGG GCGAAGAGAGTCCCGAGAAGGGTTTGCGTCAATTACAGCAGACGCATCATCAGCGTCACTGTTGCGGTCACATTGCAAGTCATATAGCAGCCTATTAACAGTTTCATATTTCACGATTTTCGtatttactttaatttggacATTGATGCGGAGAAACAAAAACTGCTGCATTGGGTTGAATCATAGAAAACACACATCATAG
- the LOC108464537 gene encoding uncharacterized protein LOC108464537 isoform X1, whose protein sequence is MATSYPLHNCGIRQNSFLIPGSGSRTSVLGLRWSESQFFCKTHAPYYRLGIIKRKCRHSAVIRATSSGSDYYSTLNVSRGATLQEIKTSYRSLARKYHPDMNKTPGAEEKFKEISAAYEVLSDNEKRSLYDRFGEAGLQGEYDGSGDYSAAVDPFEVYNAFFGGSDGFFGGMGEPGGFNFNLRNNGSNDLDIWYELHLNFEESIFGGEREIMVSYLETCNDCGGTGAKTSSCIKSCTDCGGKGGSTKSKRTPFGVAIEVSTCSSCGGKGKIITEKCRRCSGYCKVKVKRSMRVIIPPGVADGFTKRIRGEGNVDKKRGFAGDLFVVLRIGVKQGIWRDGLNLYSKINVDYTEAILGTVVKVETVEGIKDLRIPCGIQPGDAVKLSRLGVPDVNKPSVRGDHHFIVNVLIPKDISNKERELIEEVASLKVSKRSCLSDGMHEAGESKERASIKQTSRVASLWNSVKTFLGRRESREGFASITADASSASLLRSHCKSYSSLLTVSYFTIFVFTLIWTLMRRNKNCCIGLNHRKHTS, encoded by the exons ATGGCAACATCGTATCCGCTGCACAATTGTGGGATTAGACAGAACTCGTTTCTAATTCCTGGCAGTGGCAGTAGAACCTCTGTCTTGGGCTTGAGATGGAGCGAATCTCAATTCTTCTGCAAAACCCACGCCCCTTACTATCGTCTTGGTATCATCAAGAGGAAATGCCGTCACAGCGCCGTAATCAGGGCCACCTCCTCTGGCTCCGATTATTATTCCACTTTGAACGTCAGTCGTGGTGCCACTTTGCAAGAGATTAAGACCTCTTACAGGAGTCTTGCTCGCAAG TATCATCCAGATATGAATAAGACTCCTGGTGCAGAAGAGAAGTTCAAAGAGATAAGTGCTGCATATGAG GTCCTATCAGATAATGAGAAAAGATCTTTATATGATCGCTTCGGTGAGGCAGGTTTACAAGGAGAATATGATGGATCAGGTGATTATTCAGCAGCG GTTGATCCATTCGAAGTGTATAATGCATTCTTTGGTGGTTCCGATGGGTTCTTTGGTGGAATGGGTGAACCAGGAGGCTTTAACTTCAATTTGAGAAATAATGGAAGCAACGATCTTGATATTTG GTATGAACTTCATTTGAACTTTGAAGAATCTATTTTTGGAGGAGAGCGTGAAATTATGGTATCCTATCTTGAAACATGTAATGATTGCGGCGGAACAGGTGCTAAAACTAGTAGTTGCATAAAATCATGTACCGATTGTGGAGGTAAAGGAGGGTCAACGAAATCCAAAAGGACTCCATTTGGAGTGGCAATAGAG GTTTCTACTTGCTCAAGCTGTGGTGGCAAGGGCAAGATAATCACTGAAAAATGTCGAAGATGTAGTGGCTACTGTAAAGTAAAAGTGAAACGGAGTATGAGAGTAATCATACCCCCTGGTGTTGCTGATGGTTTCACAAAGCGAATACGTGGAGAAGGCAATGTTGATAAGAAAAG GGGATTTGCTGGTGACCTCTTCGTAGTCCTCCGTATAGGAGTAAAGCAAGGAATTTGGAGGGACGGTCTCAATCTTTACTCAAAGATCAATGTTGACTACACCGAGGCAATACTCGGGACAGTGGTGAAG gTAGAAACTGTTGAAGGTATTAAAGATCTTCGAATCCCCTGTGGGATTCAGCCTGGTGATGCAGTGAAACTTTCACGCTTGGGAGTTCCAGATGTCAACAAACCTTCAGTTAGAGGTGATCATCACTTTATTGTGAATGTTCTGATCCCAAAAGATATCAG TAACAAAGAACGCGAACTTATTGAGGAAGTAGCTTCACTCAAAGTGTCTAAGAGAAGCTGTCTTTCTGATG GGATGCATGAAGCTGGTGAATCCAAAGAGCGTGCTTCGATTAAACAAACCAGTCGCGTTGCATCATTGTGGAACTCAGTTAAGACCTTCTTGGG GCGAAGAGAGTCCCGAGAAGGGTTTGCGTCAATTACAGCAGACGCATCATCAGCGTCACTGTTGCGGTCACATTGCAAGTCATATAGCAGCCTATTAACAGTTTCATATTTCACGATTTTCGtatttactttaatttggacATTGATGCGGAGAAACAAAAACTGCTGCATTGGGTTGAATCATAGAAAACACACATCATAG
- the LOC108464537 gene encoding uncharacterized protein LOC108464537 isoform X2 yields the protein MATSYPLHNCGIRQNSFLIPGSGSRTSVLGLRWSESQFFCKTHAPYYRLGIIKRKCRHSAVIRATSSGSDYYSTLNVSRGATLQEIKTSYRSLARKYHPDMNKTPGAEEKFKEISAAYEIMRKDLYMIASVRQVYKENMMDQVDPFEVYNAFFGGSDGFFGGMGEPGGFNFNLRNNGSNDLDIWYELHLNFEESIFGGEREIMVSYLETCNDCGGTGAKTSSCIKSCTDCGGKGGSTKSKRTPFGVAIEVSTCSSCGGKGKIITEKCRRCSGYCKVKVKRSMRVIIPPGVADGFTKRIRGEGNVDKKRGFAGDLFVVLRIGVKQGIWRDGLNLYSKINVDYTEAILGTVVKVETVEGIKDLRIPCGIQPGDAVKLSRLGVPDVNKPSVRGDHHFIVNVLIPKDISNKERELIEEVASLKVSKRSCLSDGMHEAGESKERASIKQTSRVASLWNSVKTFLGRRESREGFASITADASSASLLRSHCKSYSSLLTVSYFTIFVFTLIWTLMRRNKNCCIGLNHRKHTS from the exons ATGGCAACATCGTATCCGCTGCACAATTGTGGGATTAGACAGAACTCGTTTCTAATTCCTGGCAGTGGCAGTAGAACCTCTGTCTTGGGCTTGAGATGGAGCGAATCTCAATTCTTCTGCAAAACCCACGCCCCTTACTATCGTCTTGGTATCATCAAGAGGAAATGCCGTCACAGCGCCGTAATCAGGGCCACCTCCTCTGGCTCCGATTATTATTCCACTTTGAACGTCAGTCGTGGTGCCACTTTGCAAGAGATTAAGACCTCTTACAGGAGTCTTGCTCGCAAG TATCATCCAGATATGAATAAGACTCCTGGTGCAGAAGAGAAGTTCAAAGAGATAAGTGCTGCATATGAG ATAATGAGAAAAGATCTTTATATGATCGCTTCGGTGAGGCAGGTTTACAAGGAGAATATGATGGATCAG GTTGATCCATTCGAAGTGTATAATGCATTCTTTGGTGGTTCCGATGGGTTCTTTGGTGGAATGGGTGAACCAGGAGGCTTTAACTTCAATTTGAGAAATAATGGAAGCAACGATCTTGATATTTG GTATGAACTTCATTTGAACTTTGAAGAATCTATTTTTGGAGGAGAGCGTGAAATTATGGTATCCTATCTTGAAACATGTAATGATTGCGGCGGAACAGGTGCTAAAACTAGTAGTTGCATAAAATCATGTACCGATTGTGGAGGTAAAGGAGGGTCAACGAAATCCAAAAGGACTCCATTTGGAGTGGCAATAGAG GTTTCTACTTGCTCAAGCTGTGGTGGCAAGGGCAAGATAATCACTGAAAAATGTCGAAGATGTAGTGGCTACTGTAAAGTAAAAGTGAAACGGAGTATGAGAGTAATCATACCCCCTGGTGTTGCTGATGGTTTCACAAAGCGAATACGTGGAGAAGGCAATGTTGATAAGAAAAG GGGATTTGCTGGTGACCTCTTCGTAGTCCTCCGTATAGGAGTAAAGCAAGGAATTTGGAGGGACGGTCTCAATCTTTACTCAAAGATCAATGTTGACTACACCGAGGCAATACTCGGGACAGTGGTGAAG gTAGAAACTGTTGAAGGTATTAAAGATCTTCGAATCCCCTGTGGGATTCAGCCTGGTGATGCAGTGAAACTTTCACGCTTGGGAGTTCCAGATGTCAACAAACCTTCAGTTAGAGGTGATCATCACTTTATTGTGAATGTTCTGATCCCAAAAGATATCAG TAACAAAGAACGCGAACTTATTGAGGAAGTAGCTTCACTCAAAGTGTCTAAGAGAAGCTGTCTTTCTGATG GGATGCATGAAGCTGGTGAATCCAAAGAGCGTGCTTCGATTAAACAAACCAGTCGCGTTGCATCATTGTGGAACTCAGTTAAGACCTTCTTGGG GCGAAGAGAGTCCCGAGAAGGGTTTGCGTCAATTACAGCAGACGCATCATCAGCGTCACTGTTGCGGTCACATTGCAAGTCATATAGCAGCCTATTAACAGTTTCATATTTCACGATTTTCGtatttactttaatttggacATTGATGCGGAGAAACAAAAACTGCTGCATTGGGTTGAATCATAGAAAACACACATCATAG
- the LOC108464537 gene encoding uncharacterized protein LOC108464537 isoform X3 — translation MATSYPLHNCGIRQNSFLIPGSGSRTSVLGLRWSESQFFCKTHAPYYRLGIIKRKCRHSAVIRATSSGSDYYSTLNVSRGATLQEIKTSYRSLARKYHPDMNKTPGAEEKFKEISAAYEVLSDNEKRSLYDRFGEAGLQGEYDGSGDYSAAVDPFEVYNAFFGGSDGFFGGMGEPGGFNFNLRNNGSNDLDIWYELHLNFEESIFGGEREIMVSYLETCNDCGGTGAKTSSCIKSCTDCGGKGGSTKSKRTPFGVAIEVSTCSSCGGKGKIITEKCRRCSGYCKVKVKRSMRVIIPPGVADGFTKRIRGEGNVDKKRGFAGDLFVVLRIGVKQGIWRDGLNLYSKINVDYTEAILGTVVKVETVEGIKDLRIPCGIQPGDAVKLSRLGVPDVNKPSVRGDHHFIVNVLIPKDISNKERELIEEVASLKVSKRSCLSDGMHEAGESKERASIKQTSRVASLWNSGEESPEKGLRQLQQTHHQRHCCGHIASHIAAY, via the exons ATGGCAACATCGTATCCGCTGCACAATTGTGGGATTAGACAGAACTCGTTTCTAATTCCTGGCAGTGGCAGTAGAACCTCTGTCTTGGGCTTGAGATGGAGCGAATCTCAATTCTTCTGCAAAACCCACGCCCCTTACTATCGTCTTGGTATCATCAAGAGGAAATGCCGTCACAGCGCCGTAATCAGGGCCACCTCCTCTGGCTCCGATTATTATTCCACTTTGAACGTCAGTCGTGGTGCCACTTTGCAAGAGATTAAGACCTCTTACAGGAGTCTTGCTCGCAAG TATCATCCAGATATGAATAAGACTCCTGGTGCAGAAGAGAAGTTCAAAGAGATAAGTGCTGCATATGAG GTCCTATCAGATAATGAGAAAAGATCTTTATATGATCGCTTCGGTGAGGCAGGTTTACAAGGAGAATATGATGGATCAGGTGATTATTCAGCAGCG GTTGATCCATTCGAAGTGTATAATGCATTCTTTGGTGGTTCCGATGGGTTCTTTGGTGGAATGGGTGAACCAGGAGGCTTTAACTTCAATTTGAGAAATAATGGAAGCAACGATCTTGATATTTG GTATGAACTTCATTTGAACTTTGAAGAATCTATTTTTGGAGGAGAGCGTGAAATTATGGTATCCTATCTTGAAACATGTAATGATTGCGGCGGAACAGGTGCTAAAACTAGTAGTTGCATAAAATCATGTACCGATTGTGGAGGTAAAGGAGGGTCAACGAAATCCAAAAGGACTCCATTTGGAGTGGCAATAGAG GTTTCTACTTGCTCAAGCTGTGGTGGCAAGGGCAAGATAATCACTGAAAAATGTCGAAGATGTAGTGGCTACTGTAAAGTAAAAGTGAAACGGAGTATGAGAGTAATCATACCCCCTGGTGTTGCTGATGGTTTCACAAAGCGAATACGTGGAGAAGGCAATGTTGATAAGAAAAG GGGATTTGCTGGTGACCTCTTCGTAGTCCTCCGTATAGGAGTAAAGCAAGGAATTTGGAGGGACGGTCTCAATCTTTACTCAAAGATCAATGTTGACTACACCGAGGCAATACTCGGGACAGTGGTGAAG gTAGAAACTGTTGAAGGTATTAAAGATCTTCGAATCCCCTGTGGGATTCAGCCTGGTGATGCAGTGAAACTTTCACGCTTGGGAGTTCCAGATGTCAACAAACCTTCAGTTAGAGGTGATCATCACTTTATTGTGAATGTTCTGATCCCAAAAGATATCAG TAACAAAGAACGCGAACTTATTGAGGAAGTAGCTTCACTCAAAGTGTCTAAGAGAAGCTGTCTTTCTGATG GGATGCATGAAGCTGGTGAATCCAAAGAGCGTGCTTCGATTAAACAAACCAGTCGCGTTGCATCATTGTGGAACTCAG GCGAAGAGAGTCCCGAGAAGGGTTTGCGTCAATTACAGCAGACGCATCATCAGCGTCACTGTTGCGGTCACATTGCAAGTCATATAGCAGCCTATTAA